In one Arenibacter antarcticus genomic region, the following are encoded:
- a CDS encoding NAD(P)H-dependent oxidoreductase produces MELLDKLNWRYAAKAMNGETVAEDKIKRILEAARLAPTSSGLQPFEIFVIKNQEIKAQIKPFAWNQSVITDCSHLLVFAAWDTYTADRINHMFDLTNEIRGFKNEGWENYRHMLLSSYPQKDTEENFNHAAKQAYIAFSQAITAAAFEGVDTTPLEGFEPEAVDKILGLREKGLRSAVLLPIGYRKDDADWLVNLVKVRKPMEDLVTVID; encoded by the coding sequence ATGGAATTATTAGACAAATTAAACTGGAGGTACGCTGCTAAAGCAATGAATGGCGAAACAGTAGCAGAGGATAAAATAAAACGTATTTTAGAAGCAGCACGTTTAGCGCCAACTTCAAGTGGATTACAACCTTTCGAGATTTTTGTTATTAAAAATCAAGAGATCAAAGCACAAATTAAACCATTTGCCTGGAACCAATCGGTAATTACAGACTGCTCTCACCTACTGGTGTTTGCCGCTTGGGATACCTACACAGCAGATCGTATTAACCATATGTTCGATTTAACAAATGAGATCCGGGGGTTTAAAAACGAAGGATGGGAAAATTACCGTCACATGTTATTGAGTTCTTACCCACAAAAAGATACTGAAGAAAACTTTAATCATGCTGCAAAGCAAGCGTACATAGCATTTTCACAAGCCATTACTGCAGCAGCTTTTGAAGGTGTGGACACTACCCCTTTAGAAGGTTTTGAACCAGAAGCAGTTGATAAAATTCTAGGTCTTCGCGAAAAAGGATTACGAAGTGCCGTTTTATTGCCAATAGGATATCGAAAAGACGATGCAGATTGGTTGGTAAACTTAGTGAAAGTGAGAAAACCCATGGAAGATTTAGTAACCGTAATAGATTAA
- a CDS encoding iron-containing alcohol dehydrogenase: MNNFDFKNPTKIIFGKDTIEKLENEIPKDAKVLLLYGGGSIKKNGIYDQVKTALSKRNVIEFGGIPANPEYATLLEALQIIKDENITYLLAVGGGSVIDGTKFLSAAAVYEGEIPWDILTKNIKTEHGMPFGTVLTLPATGSEMNSGAVITRAETKEKLAMGGSGLFPEFSILDPQVITSIPQRQLANGITDAFTHVLEQYMTYPIGALLQDRFAESILQTLIEVAPKVLKDPTDYKAASNFMWSCTMALNGLIQKGVPTDWAVHAIGHELTALFGIDHARTLAVIAPSHYKFNFEAKKEKLAQYGERIWNITEGSTDDKAYAAIEKTIAFFHDLGIDTKLSDYTKDYEGTAEEIAKRFTNRGWTGLGEHQNLSPDKVEKIVKMAY, from the coding sequence ATGAACAATTTTGATTTTAAAAATCCGACTAAAATTATTTTCGGAAAGGATACCATAGAAAAACTAGAAAATGAAATTCCTAAAGACGCTAAGGTATTATTACTTTACGGTGGAGGGAGTATCAAAAAAAACGGGATTTACGACCAAGTTAAAACAGCTTTATCTAAACGTAACGTTATTGAGTTTGGAGGTATCCCTGCAAATCCTGAGTACGCAACCTTATTGGAAGCGCTGCAGATAATTAAAGACGAAAATATTACGTATTTATTAGCAGTTGGGGGTGGTTCTGTAATAGATGGAACTAAATTTTTATCTGCTGCAGCAGTATATGAAGGAGAAATACCTTGGGATATCTTAACGAAAAATATTAAAACAGAACATGGAATGCCTTTTGGTACTGTATTAACCTTACCCGCAACAGGTTCTGAAATGAATTCAGGAGCAGTAATTACAAGAGCAGAAACAAAAGAAAAGCTTGCCATGGGTGGATCTGGTTTATTCCCTGAGTTTTCAATATTAGACCCTCAGGTCATTACCTCTATTCCGCAACGTCAACTGGCCAATGGTATAACAGATGCCTTTACGCATGTTTTAGAGCAATACATGACGTATCCAATTGGCGCTTTATTACAAGATCGTTTTGCCGAAAGTATTTTACAAACATTGATTGAAGTTGCACCTAAAGTATTAAAGGATCCAACAGACTACAAAGCCGCATCTAACTTTATGTGGAGTTGTACCATGGCTTTAAATGGATTGATCCAAAAAGGAGTGCCAACAGATTGGGCCGTTCATGCAATTGGACACGAATTAACTGCTTTGTTTGGTATTGATCACGCTCGTACCTTAGCGGTGATTGCACCTAGCCATTACAAGTTTAATTTTGAAGCCAAGAAAGAGAAATTAGCACAATATGGGGAGCGTATTTGGAATATTACTGAAGGTAGTACAGACGATAAAGCGTATGCTGCCATTGAGAAAACAATTGCTTTTTTCCACGACTTAGGAATTGATACCAAACTATCTGATTACACTAAAGATTACGAAGGAACTGCTGAAGAAATTGCCAAACGTTTCACCAATCGTGGATGGACAGGATTAGGAGAGCATCAAAATTTATCTCCAGATAAAGTGGAGAAAATTGTGAAAATGGCTTACTAA